The Montipora capricornis isolate CH-2021 chromosome 3, ASM3666992v2, whole genome shotgun sequence genome window below encodes:
- the LOC138042132 gene encoding major facilitator superfamily domain-containing protein 12-like isoform X1 translates to MNALFPRHRSYHLREPQGGSRTPFFQRFACGLGHAINDITRQLLFSFRLVFFMKVLRLSAPNSGWLILEKQLVHTVMSPVCAVLVDRIRVPFLSRKLGKRKSWHFCATILEAVFVPLFFTPFYFSQSSDSEQGQMMIYFGILNVILGVAGSLLDISHLSLIPFIAKNQIEAVELSAWRTAFTYLSGISTCVVAWVIFGLDSERQISENSCKDFMVMTAILVALGVFLAMIFHIGTKEPLGTTLQAGNSVSLTSFTPSTAHGELMTRLSPGINTATTSEREYPSRRTYGDRWTAISDQKEEPASAKKAAVPKENLSSSNVNCASVDNRGFSGSIIALNSGADSDDKNVDKVPAPINLPAVSLETKGVPLPENNANINPFVSRDSESALPPRTHANRTIQEWLTDPRLYMRCFTIAALLVVCSGVMSYFITQSTTAMIYPAVVLLGLGFSSMLVCSLSFATELIGENKKKSGFIFGFMSLMSYIIGGPLILIVQQIFPERSGTECAECGNYLRLVFSFVAIALSTASSLIVLLLHCIDGLREKSSSTSKDSESSSSSEKS, encoded by the exons ATGAACGCACTGTTTCCGCGACATAGATCTTATCATTTAAGGGAGCCACAGGGAGGGTCTCGCACACCCTTCTTTCAACGTTTTGCTTGTGGATTGGGCCACGCCATCAATGACATCACTCGACAACTTCTCTTCTCTTTCCGTCTTGTCTTCTTTATGAAAGTGCTTCGTCTCTCTGCCCCAAATTCCGGCTGGTTGATTCTTGAAAAGCAGTTGGTTCACACTGTCATGTCGCCCGTTTGTGCGGTCTTGGTGGACAGAATTCGCGTTCCATTTCTGTCCCGGAAGCTTGGAAAAAGAAAGTCTTGGCATTTTTGCGCGACGATTTTGGAAGCAGTATTTGTCCCGCTATTTTTCACTCCTTTTTACTTTAGTCAAAGTTCGGACAGTGAGCAAGGGCAGATGATGATATACTTTGGAATATTGAATGTCATTTTGGGTGTCGCCGGCAGCTTATTGGATATTTCACATTTGTCTCTTATTCCGTTCATTGCCAAAAATCAAATAGAAGCAGTGGAATTGAGCGCATGGAG GACCGCTTTTACCTACTTGAGTGGTATTTCGACCTGTGTTGTGGCTTGGGTAATATTTGGTCTGGACTCCGAAAGGCAAATTTCTGAAAACAGTTGCAAGGATTTCATG GTAATGACTGCAATATTGGTAGCATTAGGCGTTTTTCTTGCAATGATATTTCATATTGGGACTAAAGAGCCTCTTGGCACGACCCTACAGGCGGGAAATTCCGTG AGTCTTACATCTTTCACTCCCTCGACTGCTCATGGAGAATTGATGACTCGTCTTTCACCAG GAATTAATACTGCGACCACTAGTGAGCGAGAATATCCATCGCGCAGAACTTATGGTGATAGATGGACGGCCATCAGTGACCAGAAGGAAGAGCCAGCGTCAGCAAAGAAGGCCGCTGTTCCgaaagaaaatctttcatcAAGCAATGTTAACTGCGCTAGTGTTGACAACAGAGGTTTTTCTGGTAGTATAATTGCACTGAATTCAGGTGCTGATTCTGATGACAAAAACGTCGACAAAGTTCCAGCACCCATCAACCTCCCAGCTGTTTCATTGGAAACCAAAGGCGTTCCTTTACCCGAGAATAATGCAAACATTAATCCTTTTGTTTCACGGGACAGTGAATCCGCTCTTCCACCACGAACTCATGCCAATAGGACTATACAAGAGTGGCTTACTGATCCGCGCTTATACATG CGGTGTTTTACCATTGCTGCTCTACTTGTTGTCTGCTCAGGAGTGATGTCTTATTTCATCACTCAATCCACCACAGCCATGATCTACCCTGCTGTTGTGCTTCTCGGACTTGGCTTTTCCTCAATGCTCGTTTGTTCCCTTAGCTTCGCAACAGAACTAATTGGAGAAAACAAG aaaaaatCTGGTTTCATATTTGGCTTCATGAGTTTGATGTCATATATTATTGGAGGGCCCCTGATCCTCATCGTCCAACAAATATTTCCAGAACGAAG TGGCACGGAATGCGCAGAGTGCGGTAACTATTTGCGTCTTGTGTTTTCTTTCGTGGCCATTGCCCTCTCAACTGCCAGTTCTTTGATTGTGTTGCTGCTTCACTGCATTGATGGGCTTCGagaaaagag ctcCTCGACCAGTAAAGATTCAGAAAGTTCTTCGTCTTCTGAGAAAAGCTGA
- the LOC138042132 gene encoding uncharacterized protein isoform X2, whose amino-acid sequence MNALFPRHRSYHLREPQGGSRTPFFQRFACGLGHAINDITRQLLFSFRLVFFMKVLRLSAPNSGWLILEKQLVHTVMSPVCAVLVDRIRVPFLSRKLGKRKSWHFCATILEAVFVPLFFTPFYFSQSSDSEQGQMMIYFGILNVILGVAGSLLDISHLSLIPFIAKNQIEAVELSAWRTAFTYLSGISTCVVAWVIFGLDSERQISENSCKDFMVMTAILVALGVFLAMIFHIGTKEPLGTTLQAGNSVSLTSFTPSTAHGELMTRLSPGINTATTSEREYPSRRTYGDRWTAISDQKEEPASAKKAAVPKENLSSSNVNCASVDNRGFSGSIIALNSGADSDDKNVDKVPAPINLPAVSLETKGVPLPENNANINPFVSRDSESALPPRTHANRTIQEWLTDPRLYMTVGKQSKTSSGFSRPITAVRAVNNAASVGTNTCPSTQETTVDMACHDPIRAVFYHCCSTCCLLRSDVLFHHSIHHSHDLPCCCASRTWLFLNARLFP is encoded by the exons ATGAACGCACTGTTTCCGCGACATAGATCTTATCATTTAAGGGAGCCACAGGGAGGGTCTCGCACACCCTTCTTTCAACGTTTTGCTTGTGGATTGGGCCACGCCATCAATGACATCACTCGACAACTTCTCTTCTCTTTCCGTCTTGTCTTCTTTATGAAAGTGCTTCGTCTCTCTGCCCCAAATTCCGGCTGGTTGATTCTTGAAAAGCAGTTGGTTCACACTGTCATGTCGCCCGTTTGTGCGGTCTTGGTGGACAGAATTCGCGTTCCATTTCTGTCCCGGAAGCTTGGAAAAAGAAAGTCTTGGCATTTTTGCGCGACGATTTTGGAAGCAGTATTTGTCCCGCTATTTTTCACTCCTTTTTACTTTAGTCAAAGTTCGGACAGTGAGCAAGGGCAGATGATGATATACTTTGGAATATTGAATGTCATTTTGGGTGTCGCCGGCAGCTTATTGGATATTTCACATTTGTCTCTTATTCCGTTCATTGCCAAAAATCAAATAGAAGCAGTGGAATTGAGCGCATGGAG GACCGCTTTTACCTACTTGAGTGGTATTTCGACCTGTGTTGTGGCTTGGGTAATATTTGGTCTGGACTCCGAAAGGCAAATTTCTGAAAACAGTTGCAAGGATTTCATG GTAATGACTGCAATATTGGTAGCATTAGGCGTTTTTCTTGCAATGATATTTCATATTGGGACTAAAGAGCCTCTTGGCACGACCCTACAGGCGGGAAATTCCGTG AGTCTTACATCTTTCACTCCCTCGACTGCTCATGGAGAATTGATGACTCGTCTTTCACCAG GAATTAATACTGCGACCACTAGTGAGCGAGAATATCCATCGCGCAGAACTTATGGTGATAGATGGACGGCCATCAGTGACCAGAAGGAAGAGCCAGCGTCAGCAAAGAAGGCCGCTGTTCCgaaagaaaatctttcatcAAGCAATGTTAACTGCGCTAGTGTTGACAACAGAGGTTTTTCTGGTAGTATAATTGCACTGAATTCAGGTGCTGATTCTGATGACAAAAACGTCGACAAAGTTCCAGCACCCATCAACCTCCCAGCTGTTTCATTGGAAACCAAAGGCGTTCCTTTACCCGAGAATAATGCAAACATTAATCCTTTTGTTTCACGGGACAGTGAATCCGCTCTTCCACCACGAACTCATGCCAATAGGACTATACAAGAGTGGCTTACTGATCCGCGCTTATACATG ACCGTCGGCAAACAAAGCAAGACGTCCTCAGGGTTTTCACGCCCCATTACGGCAGTTAGGGCAGTTAATAATGCAGCTAGCGTCGGGACCAATACGTGCCCCAGTACACAAGAAACCACGGTAGATATGGCTTGTCATGACCCCATAAGAG CGGTGTTTTACCATTGCTGCTCTACTTGTTGTCTGCTCAGGAGTGATGTCTTATTTCATCACTCAATCCACCACAGCCATGATCTACCCTGCTGTTGTGCTTCTCGGACTTGGCTTTTCCTCAATGCTCGTTTGTTCCCTTAG